One window of Dyadobacter sandarakinus genomic DNA carries:
- a CDS encoding LacI family DNA-binding transcriptional regulator: MEKENASYGVKEIARRANVSTATVDRVLHNRTGVSEKTKQRINEIIKELDYQPNILASRLASRKVINLAILIPAVSEETNFWEAPLNGVRRAEAELKQYGVQTRVHFFDLNDKDSFAGKVQEILDQEVQGILLAPSFIEETKKFAELCHKRKIPFAFIDSDVPGVHNLTYIGPHLYKSGYVGAKLLTYRLNAEKKVLIINISKEIDNYNYQEIEDGFRSYFKDHDQPNEIVRIDIRETDYQSVARHLTYVFHLNKDIGAAFVTNSRVHTVASFLKNSHRTDVSLIGYDFVKENVGYLESNVIDFLICHRPEDQGYRGIMALYQRLIVNSSVTKLNYMPIDIVTKENYEFYQN; this comes from the coding sequence ATGGAAAAAGAAAATGCTTCTTACGGAGTAAAGGAAATTGCAAGAAGAGCAAATGTTTCTACTGCCACCGTGGACCGGGTATTGCACAACCGTACCGGCGTGTCGGAAAAAACAAAGCAGCGGATCAACGAGATCATCAAAGAGCTTGATTACCAACCCAATATCCTCGCCAGCCGCCTCGCATCCCGAAAGGTCATCAATCTCGCAATCCTGATTCCGGCCGTGTCCGAAGAAACGAATTTCTGGGAGGCACCCCTCAATGGCGTGCGGCGTGCAGAGGCTGAGCTGAAACAATACGGGGTACAGACGCGGGTGCATTTTTTTGATCTGAACGACAAGGACAGTTTTGCCGGAAAGGTGCAGGAAATCCTGGACCAGGAAGTACAGGGCATATTGCTCGCTCCGTCGTTCATTGAAGAGACCAAGAAGTTTGCCGAGCTTTGTCACAAGCGCAAAATCCCTTTTGCCTTCATCGATTCGGACGTGCCGGGCGTCCACAACCTTACCTACATCGGACCGCATTTATACAAAAGCGGCTACGTAGGTGCCAAGCTGCTGACCTACCGGCTCAATGCGGAAAAGAAGGTACTGATCATCAACATCAGCAAGGAAATCGATAACTACAACTACCAGGAAATCGAGGACGGTTTCCGCTCGTACTTTAAAGATCACGATCAGCCGAATGAGATTGTCCGCATCGATATCCGCGAAACCGATTACCAGTCTGTGGCCAGGCACCTTACCTACGTTTTCCACCTCAATAAGGACATCGGCGCTGCATTCGTCACCAACTCCCGTGTTCATACCGTGGCTTCATTTCTGAAAAACAGCCACCGTACCGATGTATCCCTCATCGGCTATGATTTTGTAAAGGAAAATGTGGGTTACCTGGAAAGTAATGTCATCGACTTTCTGATTTGCCACCGGCCCGAAGACCAGGGTTACCGGGGCATCATGGCACTCTACCAGAGATTGATAGTCAACTCGTCAGTGACCAAGCTGAATTACATGCCCATCGACATTGTAACCAAGGAAAACTACGAGTTTTACCAGAACTAA
- a CDS encoding alpha-ketoglutarate-dependent dioxygenase AlkB family protein, whose protein sequence is MQQLHLFNPSESLRFPENLLEFYPDFLPGNESTVLLEHLAATVPWMQKRIMMYGKELLTPRLTAWYGDSGKSYAFSGSRFDPLPWTPELFALKEKIEARTSLTFNSVLLNYYRDGNDSVAWHGDNEKELGQNPNIASLSLGQARQFEFRSRDDHAARYALRLESGSLLIMKGDLQHKWEHRIPKSKSDSGRRINLTFRTIY, encoded by the coding sequence ATGCAGCAGCTCCATCTTTTTAATCCGTCCGAAAGCCTCCGTTTCCCTGAAAACCTGCTCGAATTTTATCCTGACTTCCTGCCAGGGAATGAAAGCACTGTATTACTGGAACACCTTGCTGCGACCGTGCCCTGGATGCAGAAGCGCATTATGATGTATGGAAAAGAGCTGCTGACGCCCAGGCTCACGGCCTGGTACGGCGACAGTGGCAAGTCCTACGCATTTTCTGGTTCAAGGTTTGATCCGCTTCCGTGGACACCTGAACTTTTTGCATTGAAGGAAAAAATAGAAGCGCGTACATCGCTGACTTTCAACAGCGTGCTGCTCAACTACTACCGAGACGGGAACGACTCCGTGGCCTGGCACGGCGACAATGAAAAGGAACTCGGACAAAATCCGAACATTGCCTCGCTCAGCCTCGGGCAGGCGCGCCAGTTTGAGTTCAGGAGCAGGGATGACCATGCCGCCCGGTATGCCTTGCGGCTGGAAAGCGGCTCACTGCTGATCATGAAAGGTGATTTGCAGCACAAGTGGGAACACCGCATTCCCAAGAGCAAATCGGATAGCGGCAGGCGCATTAACCTGACTTTCAGAACCATTTATTAA
- a CDS encoding Nif3-like dinuclear metal center hexameric protein → MYPTEPSCHTDLSRRRFTAGLIRSALTISATGTSLFLPANSTNNKTYTVQDIIDLILKEGKLSKIPDTVDTIKAGSGSQQITSIVTTMFATAEVIRKAAELGANFIIAHEPTFYNHKDATDWVAANRIVSQKQELLKKHNMAIWRFHDYCHSIRPDVISYGVVRKTGWVPYYQNKPMMTIPSVSLGAMVAHLKQSLGIEHLRVIGNPEQLCTRVALLPGASGGQGHVRLSEAEQPDVLIVGEAPEWESPEYFRDAGLMGNKTALIVLGHAASEEPGMEYFVEWLQPKLQSIKITHVASGSPFTWY, encoded by the coding sequence ATGTATCCTACGGAACCAAGCTGCCATACCGACCTGAGCCGCCGCCGCTTCACAGCCGGACTGATCCGCTCGGCACTGACCATATCAGCAACAGGCACCAGCCTGTTTTTACCCGCAAACAGCACGAACAACAAGACCTACACGGTACAGGACATCATTGATCTGATCCTGAAAGAAGGAAAGCTGAGCAAAATTCCGGATACGGTGGATACGATCAAGGCGGGAAGCGGCAGCCAGCAGATAACCAGCATTGTAACGACGATGTTTGCCACTGCCGAAGTGATCAGGAAAGCTGCGGAGCTGGGAGCCAATTTTATTATCGCCCATGAACCGACTTTTTACAACCATAAGGATGCCACCGACTGGGTTGCGGCAAACCGCATCGTGAGCCAGAAGCAGGAGCTGCTCAAAAAACATAACATGGCCATATGGCGTTTTCATGATTATTGTCACTCCATCAGGCCCGACGTGATCAGCTACGGCGTGGTCCGGAAAACCGGGTGGGTACCTTATTACCAAAACAAACCCATGATGACAATCCCGTCGGTTTCGCTCGGGGCGATGGTCGCGCATTTGAAGCAATCACTTGGTATTGAACACCTCCGCGTCATTGGCAACCCTGAGCAGCTTTGCACGCGTGTTGCGCTGCTGCCGGGTGCGTCCGGCGGACAGGGGCACGTGCGCCTGTCGGAAGCCGAGCAGCCCGATGTGCTGATCGTAGGTGAAGCACCTGAATGGGAATCGCCCGAGTATTTCAGGGATGCAGGGCTGATGGGCAACAAAACAGCACTTATCGTGCTCGGACATGCTGCCAGCGAGGAGCCGGGCATGGAGTACTTCGTGGAATGGCTTCAACCCAAGTTGCAGAGCATTAAAATAACACACGTCGCGTCAGGCAGTCCGTTTACCTGGTACTAG
- a CDS encoding PQQ-dependent sugar dehydrogenase yields the protein MRHITLPATLTIFIAASATFFFNIKKHAVPINSPDKYASEELRADTLHAPDSSRFTYLTLASGLDEPMQMAILPNYDVVVAERKGALRYYDNTARTLKTIAQLNVFSGIEDGLLGVAADPDFSNNHWLYLYYGVGGNKNVSHLARFELNGQKLVRSSEKVLLEVPTQRQYCCHSAGYITFDPQGLLYLSVGDNTNAEEIEGHNPTDERPGRELADDQGTSANSNDLRGKILRIRPESDGTYTIPDGNLFPRDGSQGRPEVYAMGMRNPFRVSVDAKNGYVYWGDVGPDTEIKAEEGKLSYEEINQARKPGFFGYPYFLGANEVFPDYDFATKKEGPGKDPARPVNDSPNNTGIRELPPAQPAWIWYGKGPSRRWPEVGKGGASAMTGPVYYRDLYPNAPYKLPEYYHGKLFIYDWIRKWIMAITMDKEGNYVRMEPFLPELRVVAPIDMQIAPDGAIYLLAYGTNWFARNTNSGIIRVEYAEGNRRPIAVMSARPNVGGVPLTVQLSAKGSRDFDEHDKLTYTWNIGGRAYQGEQLKHTFTKPGVYDVVLSVADQHGSKGTATTQIKVGNTPPEVRITSQSNRSFYWDDAAFDYKISINDKEDQTLNPERITASFNYLSYGKDLATALASTGGTGMEYVRAQQLYASLDCKSCHTVETKSIGPALKMIAERYRDSTGMSARLADKIIRGGSGSWGSYPMPPHADLPRKDAEDIAEYILSLARTPEQLPLTGSVRLTGHEGKGSEGAYMIQAGYTDSGHAGIEPIHTSSHLVLRNPLIQMEDYDEGNAGVVIATKNTGFISYIANITFGKFVRFNHIDLTGVAAIHFRVQEQGAGGRIEIRRGTKTGTLIGSVEIAGGQAADPVRDWKDLRVPLSGARGMSDLFFVFKNEKKTGPLFHVDYMYFEKQK from the coding sequence TTGAGACACATTACTCTGCCAGCAACCCTGACCATCTTCATAGCGGCAAGCGCTACCTTTTTTTTCAATATTAAAAAGCATGCAGTACCTATCAATTCGCCCGACAAATATGCTTCCGAAGAACTCCGTGCAGATACCCTGCATGCGCCTGACTCCAGTCGCTTTACATACCTCACCCTGGCGTCGGGACTGGATGAACCCATGCAAATGGCAATCCTTCCCAACTACGATGTTGTGGTTGCCGAGCGCAAAGGTGCATTGCGGTACTACGACAATACAGCCCGAACCCTCAAAACCATTGCACAGCTGAATGTCTTCAGCGGGATTGAGGACGGGTTGCTCGGGGTGGCGGCTGACCCTGATTTCAGTAACAATCACTGGTTATACCTGTACTACGGAGTAGGAGGGAACAAAAATGTTAGTCACCTCGCGCGGTTTGAACTGAATGGTCAGAAGCTCGTTCGTTCGTCGGAAAAGGTGCTGCTGGAAGTCCCTACCCAGCGCCAGTACTGCTGCCACTCTGCGGGTTACATTACGTTTGATCCTCAGGGACTGCTGTACCTGTCGGTTGGCGACAATACCAATGCTGAAGAAATTGAAGGGCACAATCCCACAGATGAGCGGCCCGGCCGGGAGCTCGCCGATGACCAGGGTACTTCCGCCAACAGCAATGACCTTCGTGGCAAGATACTCCGCATCAGGCCCGAGTCAGACGGCACCTACACGATTCCCGACGGAAATCTTTTTCCAAGAGACGGCTCACAAGGCAGGCCGGAGGTGTACGCGATGGGCATGCGTAATCCATTCCGGGTTTCGGTAGATGCCAAAAACGGGTATGTGTATTGGGGAGATGTGGGTCCTGATACCGAAATAAAGGCCGAGGAAGGCAAGCTCAGCTACGAAGAGATCAACCAGGCCCGTAAGCCGGGATTTTTCGGCTATCCTTATTTTTTAGGGGCGAATGAGGTTTTTCCCGATTATGATTTTGCAACCAAAAAGGAAGGTCCCGGCAAAGATCCGGCACGTCCGGTGAATGACTCGCCCAACAACACCGGCATACGGGAGCTTCCTCCTGCGCAGCCGGCGTGGATCTGGTACGGAAAAGGTCCGTCCCGCCGCTGGCCGGAGGTCGGCAAGGGCGGCGCCAGCGCGATGACCGGTCCGGTTTACTACCGCGATCTATACCCGAATGCACCTTACAAACTGCCGGAATACTACCATGGCAAGCTGTTTATCTACGACTGGATCCGGAAGTGGATTATGGCCATAACGATGGACAAGGAAGGCAATTATGTACGCATGGAGCCTTTTTTGCCGGAGCTGCGCGTGGTCGCACCTATCGATATGCAGATTGCACCCGACGGCGCCATTTACCTGCTTGCCTACGGGACCAACTGGTTTGCGCGGAATACCAACTCAGGCATCATCCGGGTAGAGTATGCAGAGGGAAACCGTCGGCCGATCGCCGTGATGAGTGCCCGCCCGAATGTGGGAGGCGTGCCGCTTACCGTGCAGTTGTCTGCGAAAGGTTCGCGTGATTTTGATGAACATGATAAGCTTACCTATACGTGGAATATTGGCGGCCGGGCGTATCAGGGCGAGCAATTGAAACATACTTTCACAAAACCCGGCGTGTACGATGTTGTGCTCAGCGTCGCGGACCAGCATGGGAGCAAAGGCACGGCCACCACGCAGATCAAAGTAGGAAATACGCCGCCCGAGGTCCGGATCACTTCCCAGTCTAACCGGAGCTTTTACTGGGACGATGCCGCATTTGACTATAAAATCAGCATTAATGATAAAGAGGATCAAACTTTAAATCCGGAACGGATCACTGCGAGCTTCAACTACCTGAGTTACGGCAAGGACCTGGCGACGGCACTGGCATCCACCGGTGGTACCGGTATGGAGTACGTGCGGGCGCAGCAGCTTTATGCGTCGCTGGACTGCAAATCCTGTCATACGGTAGAAACTAAATCCATCGGTCCCGCGCTGAAGATGATTGCTGAAAGGTACAGGGACAGCACAGGAATGAGCGCCAGGCTGGCCGACAAGATCATCCGGGGCGGGAGCGGAAGCTGGGGCTCTTACCCGATGCCTCCTCACGCCGACCTCCCGCGAAAAGATGCCGAAGACATTGCGGAATACATTCTTTCGCTTGCCCGGACGCCGGAGCAACTCCCGCTGACAGGCTCCGTCAGGCTGACAGGGCATGAGGGTAAAGGATCCGAAGGAGCCTATATGATCCAGGCGGGCTATACGGACAGTGGGCACGCGGGCATTGAGCCGATACATACCAGCAGCCACCTGGTGCTGCGGAATCCGCTGATTCAGATGGAAGATTATGACGAGGGGAATGCAGGCGTGGTCATCGCCACCAAAAACACGGGTTTTATTTCCTACATCGCCAATATCACCTTCGGCAAATTCGTCCGCTTCAATCATATTGATCTCACTGGTGTTGCCGCCATCCATTTTCGGGTGCAGGAGCAAGGCGCTGGCGGGCGGATCGAGATCAGGCGGGGCACAAAAACGGGAACACTCATCGGCTCAGTCGAGATCGCGGGGGGCCAGGCAGCCGATCCGGTACGCGACTGGAAAGACCTGCGCGTGCCGCTTTCCGGTGCCCGGGGTATGTCTGACTTGTTTTTTGTTTTCAAAAACGAAAAGAAAACCGGGCCGCTCTTCCACGTCGACTATATGTATTTCGAAAAGCAAAAGTAG